A single Lactuca sativa cultivar Salinas chromosome 8, Lsat_Salinas_v11, whole genome shotgun sequence DNA region contains:
- the LOC111916953 gene encoding alpha-L-fucosidase 3 produces the protein MELRLRRNLPAEAFMLFLVVLLRNSVVGAITSKHPCDFPAIFNFGDSNSDTGGLSAAFGQAGPPHGESFFHGPAGRYCDGRLIIDFIAESFELPYLSAYLDALGSNFTQGANFATAGSTIRPQNQTLHQSGFSPFSLNVQWYQFNDFHRRVQNFRTKKVDEVFKRLMPKTEDFSRALYTFDIGQNDLTAGLFQNLSLRQVRESVPDILGQFKTVIKDIYNQGGRAFWIHNTGPFGCLPYVLDRQPVTTGQVDKYGCVGPFNELARYFNLRLKQTVDQLREHLPKAAITYVDIYSVKYALITQSINHLRFKHALRACCGHGGKYNYNVHIGCGGKIKINGTEILVGKACADPTTAINWDGVHYTQAANKWVFDQIVNGSFSDPPIPLGLACRRQH, from the exons ATGGAGCTCCGCCTCCGGAGGAATCTTCCGGCAGAAGCTTTTATGTTGTTTTTAGTGGTTTTGTTGAGGAACTCAGTTGTCGGTGCCATTACCAGTAAACACCCATGTGATTTTCCGGCGATCTTCAACTTTGGAGACTCGAATTCCGACACTGGTGGCTTATCGGCGGCGTTTGGGCAGGCCGGACCACCCCACGGAGAGTCCTTTTTCCATGGTCCGGCCGGTAGGTACTGTGATGGCCGGCTTATTATCGATTTTATAG CTGAAAGCTTCGAGCTGCCATACTTGAGTGCATACTTAGATGCACTTGGCTCGAACTTCACCCAAGGAGCCAATTTTGCCACAGCTGGTTCGACCATTAGGCCACAAAACCAAACCCTCCACCAAAGTGGGTTCAGTCCTTTTTCTCTAAATGTTCAATGGTATCAATTTAATGATTTCCATCGTAGGGTACAAAATTTTCGCACCAAAAAAG TTGATGAAGTATTTAAGCGTTTGATGCCCAAAACTGAGGACTTTTCACGTGCTTTATATACATTTGATATCGGGCAAAATGACTTGACTGCTGGCTTATTCCAAAACTTATCTCTTAGGCAAGTTAGGGAGTCCGTACCAGATATATTAGGTCAATTCAAAACTGTGATCAAG GATATCTATAATCAAGGAGGCAGAGCGTTTTGGATACACAATACTGGTCCATTTGGGTGTCTACCATACGTCCTCGATCGTCAACCAGTCACAACTGGACAAGTGGACAAATATGGATGTGTGGGCCCATTTAACGAACTTGCTCGGTATTTTAACCTTCGGTTAAAACAAACTGTAGATCAACTACGTGAGCATCTACCAAAAGCAGCAATCACCTACGTCGATATCTATTCAGTCAAATATGCACTCATTACCCAAAGCATCAATCACCTAC ggtttaaaCATGCATTGAGAGCTTGTTGTGGTCATGGAGGAAAGTACAACTACAATGTGCATATTGGTTGTGGTGGGAAGATCAAAATCAATGGTACGGAAATCTTGGTGGGTAAAGCTTGTGCAGATCCAACGACTGCGATAAATTGGGATGGCGTACATTACACCCAAGCAGCCAATAAATGggtatttgatcaaattgtaaaTGGGTCATTTTCTGACCCGCCAATCCCGTTAGGATTGGCCTGCCGTAGACAACATTAA